The Thermonema lapsum genome window below encodes:
- a CDS encoding MFS transporter yields MKSKPTQEQIKRVLPLILATAIFMQMLDSTILNTSLPAIAHDLHEAVVDMHLAIVSYVLTVALLMPVSGFLADRYGTRRIFIASLVLFALGSLACSMAQNLTQLVLARVLQGIGGSLMVPVGKLALIKTFPKHEFLRAINYAIIPALIGPILGPLVGGYMVDYLSWHWIFIINLPIALVGILLSLYYLPDYRASIAKFDFKGFLLFGIASFLLSASLEMLSNSLRLTPVLLSLLLGLALLYAYYRHARREHSPLFPLNLFQVRTFRVGLLGGLATRLGISSVPLLLPLMIQLAYGQSAVVSGWMVAPMALSAMLSKSMVVSVLNRWGYRRVLVVNTLMIGALICCFALPGPQTPIYWLLPLIALLGFLNSIQFTSMNTLSVADLRPYHTSSGNSLVSVNQQLAIGFGVAFGLVVLKGMEQQTWLTGNSTHAAFRYTFLVVGCLTMLSARVFSRLHARDGQNLQESKANTPA; encoded by the coding sequence ATGAAGAGCAAACCAACCCAAGAACAAATCAAGCGCGTGCTTCCTTTGATTTTGGCTACTGCCATCTTTATGCAGATGCTGGATTCGACCATTCTCAACACCTCATTGCCCGCCATTGCTCATGACCTGCACGAAGCGGTAGTGGATATGCATTTGGCTATTGTCAGTTATGTGTTGACCGTAGCCTTGTTGATGCCGGTCAGTGGTTTTCTGGCAGACCGCTACGGCACACGCCGTATTTTTATTGCATCGCTTGTGCTTTTTGCTTTGGGCTCCTTGGCGTGCTCTATGGCACAAAACCTCACACAGCTGGTGCTGGCGCGGGTATTGCAAGGCATAGGTGGCAGCTTGATGGTGCCGGTAGGTAAGCTGGCGCTTATCAAGACTTTTCCTAAGCATGAATTTCTGCGTGCCATCAATTATGCCATCATACCTGCTTTGATTGGTCCTATTTTAGGTCCTTTAGTGGGGGGGTATATGGTCGATTACCTCTCGTGGCACTGGATATTTATTATCAACTTACCCATTGCCTTAGTCGGCATCCTGCTGAGTTTATATTACTTGCCCGACTACCGTGCCTCCATTGCCAAGTTTGATTTCAAAGGTTTTTTGCTGTTCGGCATCGCTTCTTTTTTACTCTCTGCTTCGTTGGAAATGTTGAGCAACAGCCTGCGCCTCACGCCTGTTTTGTTGAGTCTGCTGCTTGGTTTGGCTTTGCTTTATGCCTATTACCGACATGCCCGCCGCGAGCACTCTCCCCTCTTCCCTTTGAATCTGTTTCAGGTGCGCACCTTTCGTGTAGGTCTCCTTGGTGGCTTGGCTACCCGGCTGGGTATCAGTTCGGTGCCGCTGCTGCTGCCACTCATGATACAACTGGCTTACGGGCAGTCGGCGGTAGTATCGGGCTGGATGGTTGCCCCCATGGCACTGAGCGCCATGCTTAGCAAGTCGATGGTGGTGAGCGTACTCAACCGTTGGGGCTACCGACGGGTGCTCGTGGTCAATACGCTCATGATAGGTGCCTTGATTTGCTGCTTTGCGCTGCCCGGTCCACAAACGCCTATCTATTGGCTGTTGCCCCTCATTGCCCTGTTGGGCTTCCTCAACTCCATTCAGTTCACTTCCATGAACACCCTATCGGTTGCCGACCTGCGCCCCTACCATACCAGCAGCGGCAATTCGCTGGTATCGGTCAATCAGCAGTTGGCAATAGGCTTTGGCGTAGCCTTCGGCTTAGTAGTACTCAAAGGCATGGAACAACAGACATGGCTCACAGGCAACTCTACACACGCCGCCTTTCGTTACACATTCTTGGTTGTAGGCTGCCTAACCATGCTTTCGGCACGAGTATTTAGCAGATTGCACGCACGCGACGGGCAAAACCTGCAAGAAAGCAAAGCAAACACACCCGCCTGA
- the ruvA gene encoding Holliday junction branch migration protein RuvA codes for MFSYIRGVLVQKEPTHVVLDVQGVGYFIKISLNTYAQISAQKGEEQQLYVHFHVQENAHSLYGFASEVEKELFLMLMSVSGIGANTALMMLSAMSPQELTMAIVQEDVKRLKSIKGVGEKTAMRAVVELKDKARKQMPELLPGEGITQPYHRLQDEAVQALVVLGLPKATAEKNVRLVLRSLKGEDIALEELIKRALNV; via the coding sequence ATGTTTTCCTACATACGCGGTGTTTTGGTGCAGAAGGAGCCTACCCATGTGGTGCTTGATGTGCAGGGGGTGGGCTATTTCATTAAAATATCGCTGAACACCTATGCTCAAATAAGCGCCCAAAAAGGCGAAGAACAGCAACTATATGTGCATTTTCACGTACAAGAAAACGCTCATAGCTTGTATGGTTTTGCGTCGGAGGTAGAAAAAGAGCTTTTTTTGATGCTCATGAGTGTATCCGGCATAGGTGCCAATACGGCATTGATGATGCTTTCGGCGATGAGTCCACAGGAGTTGACTATGGCTATAGTTCAAGAAGACGTCAAACGCCTCAAGTCCATCAAGGGCGTAGGAGAGAAAACCGCCATGCGGGCAGTGGTGGAACTCAAAGACAAGGCGCGCAAACAAATGCCCGAGCTGCTACCCGGAGAAGGCATCACACAACCCTACCATCGTCTGCAGGACGAAGCCGTACAAGCTTTAGTGGTCTTGGGGTTACCCAAAGCCACTGCCGAAAAAAATGTGCGTTTGGTGCTCAGAAGCCTCAAAGGCGAAGACATTGCCTTGGAGGAGTTGATTAAACGGGCACTCAATGTATAA
- the sov gene encoding T9SS outer membrane translocon Sov/SprA, protein MTPGNIVLSLILWLGIAGLSWHRSAAPTQLKVPVSMQLKEALPKDTLDTLKKYKPERFPAFRPRYRWADPFSYRPSRSLFDLQPSALQREVRLDTSLRYFYIDERIGNLPYRYPTLLPYDTLFRLEEQFAEQEFWRREGGGVSEESTTATAKGFRPRIPVTNRLFGLIFGGDYVEFRPTGYVNLDFAYRSQRIANPAIPAARQRTGTFDFDPQANLNLTGQVGDKLRITTNFNTQASFDFENNFKVEYTGYPEEIIRKIEFGNVNFALPTSLIQGSQSLFGLKTELQFGRLRVQGVFSQKRSTADQISIQGGAQLRKYEIRASNYDENRHFFLSHFHRSRYEPALRTLPLVNSGVLVTRVEVYVTNRANTATGLRNIVAFTDLGEGNPYRSGNPFVGSGNPQQPASNNANQLFANLTANAVYRDIEQLVTALQAQGLSNGDDFTVLRSARKLEPNEYSFHPQLGYITLNTPLRNDEVLAVAFEYTYNGNVYRVGELSDDYLNRPESEAIFLKMLRPPAIRTNLPTWDLMMKNIYSLNASQIKADNFRLRVIYRDDLTGLDNPALHEGRNTKNVPLLKLFGLDELNPRGDRQIDAQGNSIGDGNFDFVEGLTINTAQGLIIFPVLEPFGKYLKQYFDPVAEALLIDKYVFEELYKTTRNDAENNYANKNKFFLVGQYEGSSGSSVFLPGINVAQGSVIVKAGGIQLTEGTDYIVNYSTGQVTIINDAILASGKEITIDYEKADFFNLQTRTYMGARFDYALDRDVNIGATIVNLRERPILTRVAMGSEAINNTMIGADVSLKKESRFLTRLTDALPLIQTKEKSSITFQAEVAQLHPGAARLSGAVSYIDDFEGTRTPFDLGRTANLRWKLGATPPQFIDPSNPDPLKANYRRARLAWYNIDNTFFRSGVNGRPSNISDQDLQNHYMRPIVPQEIFPNRQFSNIVTNETTFDLAFFPDERGPYNFNPNLTAEGKLLNPTQNFGAITHAILNQVDFDNANVEYIEFWLLDPFISGERGRVIVDGTNGVNNTTGGELYFHLGTISEDVIPDSRHFFENGLPVTPEGSKDQTVWGYVPNQPFLVNAFSNEPGARALQDVGLDGVRNDEEATFYQSFLNSLPPAVRAAIEEDPSADNFRFYFDSRWDAKNAKIIERYKYYNNTENNSPENAGSGLITPAGTNLPDNEDLNQDNTLNDLDAYYEYRISLRPQDLVVGKNYIVDKVEVSDPNITKGDKVTWYQFRIPIREPDGKVGNIEGFKSIRFMRLVLTGFSQPAVLRMAQFQLVANQWRRYLGDLSQKGYQLPSEPYDPSFVLSTVNLEENAAIDGESMPYDLPPGAIRDRDVTSINNRELNEQSIQLCVQDLQDGDARAAFKNVNLNLLFYKRLKMYIHAHDLTGVTQDGEVAAIIRVGTDFTQNYYEIEVPLELTTLQEVLSAPTRQARQELIWKRANELDIALDELVATKVARNNERGFRRDVFLPYTRQVGNYRITVVGNPDLSAVTTLMLGIKNPKLSSGDDGRAKSVCVWFNEFRATGYEQTKGVAATSRLNLQMADFANISANAKLETFGFGGLNQRIYQRTLNNTKSFDVQANVALDKFFPAKAGLRIPLFVSYQRTNISPEYDPLDPDVKLDASLGKFDSDAQRRQYRQLVETNETRRSINFTNVRKLKTNPNTKPHLWDIANFAYSWSYSEIERSDMTTASYRQQRWRNALTYNFNFQPKPWEPFKNVSWMQSPWLRLLRDFNLIMQPTAINLRGELDRTFTRTQFRDADFSTFQFAPFYEKYYTFNRFYSLQFAFTKSLNLNYNADAFAVIDEPAGEIDTQANRDSVWANLRRLGRMKNFKQTVSANYKLPLDKLPLTDWLSADAAYTVNYQWQAASLGLEDSVGNVILNAREQSLRTRADLLKLYNKVKILNEINQASSRRTQTKKDTTQKKSREILKAILRPLMMLRNVNVNYSKQEGTTLPGFLPRPKYLGLDEAWQAPGWEFVLGSQNPDIRRIAAKNGWLVQKADTTGILLNQPFRQTITENLTAQANLEPFQDFKIQLDAKRSRTVGYNEIYRYDPVTNSFRSLSPVRTGSYTVSTILIGTAFERSDKGLLSSTFERFVANRQLIQQRLQAINPNSGSYDLNGQDVLVPAFAAAYSGRSAQSVSLSAFPALPLPNWRITYNGLSRLSFLKQWFNNIALSHNYTAEYQINNYTSSLRYQDEALIGAQVLEYNYLLPSALNDQGFYVPVYVLNGVRLSERFNPLIGVNLRTNSNLNLRLDYNKGRDITLNLSNTQVTESRSEDFIIGLGYTARNMKLPFRDSDRKPIVLKNDVLFRVDFAIRDTRTIQRRIGEENVFTAGNRNFQLRPNITYNVDQRLTFQVYFERLINTPRVSNAFVRKDTAFGFQLRYNFTQ, encoded by the coding sequence TTGACCCCCGGAAATATAGTTTTATCGCTCATTCTTTGGCTTGGCATTGCTGGTTTGTCGTGGCACCGTAGTGCTGCACCCACACAACTGAAGGTGCCGGTGTCTATGCAACTCAAGGAGGCACTGCCCAAAGACACGCTCGACACCTTGAAGAAATATAAGCCGGAGCGCTTCCCTGCCTTTCGCCCGCGCTACCGTTGGGCAGACCCCTTTTCTTACCGCCCCAGCCGCTCGCTATTCGACCTTCAGCCTTCGGCGCTGCAGCGGGAGGTGCGTCTGGACACCAGCCTACGCTATTTCTATATAGACGAGCGCATCGGCAACCTACCCTACCGTTATCCCACTTTGCTGCCCTACGATACTTTGTTTCGTCTGGAAGAGCAGTTTGCCGAACAAGAGTTTTGGCGGCGTGAAGGGGGAGGCGTGAGCGAAGAGTCCACCACTGCCACGGCAAAGGGATTTCGTCCGCGTATTCCGGTAACCAACCGTTTGTTTGGGCTCATCTTTGGCGGCGATTACGTCGAATTCCGCCCTACAGGTTATGTGAACTTGGATTTTGCCTACCGTTCACAGCGTATTGCCAATCCGGCGATTCCAGCGGCACGCCAACGCACGGGTACTTTCGACTTTGACCCACAAGCCAACCTGAATTTGACGGGGCAGGTGGGCGACAAGCTGCGCATCACGACCAATTTCAACACACAAGCCAGCTTCGACTTCGAAAACAACTTTAAAGTAGAATATACCGGCTATCCCGAAGAGATTATCCGGAAGATAGAATTCGGCAATGTGAATTTTGCTTTGCCTACTTCTTTGATTCAAGGCAGTCAAAGCCTGTTTGGGCTGAAAACCGAGCTTCAGTTTGGGCGTTTGCGTGTGCAAGGGGTCTTCTCGCAAAAACGTTCTACCGCAGACCAAATATCGATACAGGGCGGGGCACAGCTGCGCAAATACGAAATACGTGCTAGCAACTACGACGAAAACCGCCACTTCTTCCTTTCGCACTTCCATCGCAGCCGCTACGAGCCGGCACTGCGCACTCTGCCGCTGGTCAATTCTGGGGTGCTTGTTACACGGGTAGAGGTGTATGTAACCAATCGTGCCAACACGGCTACCGGCTTGCGCAATATTGTGGCTTTTACTGATTTGGGCGAAGGCAACCCTTACCGCAGTGGCAATCCGTTTGTGGGGAGTGGCAATCCACAACAGCCGGCAAGCAACAATGCCAATCAGCTGTTTGCCAACCTTACTGCCAACGCTGTTTACAGAGACATAGAGCAGCTGGTTACAGCATTGCAGGCGCAGGGGCTCAGCAATGGCGACGACTTCACGGTTTTGCGTTCGGCACGCAAACTCGAGCCTAACGAATATAGCTTTCATCCTCAATTGGGCTATATCACACTGAACACACCGCTGCGCAACGACGAAGTGTTGGCGGTAGCTTTCGAATACACCTATAACGGAAATGTCTATCGTGTGGGGGAGTTGTCTGACGATTACCTGAACCGCCCAGAAAGTGAAGCCATCTTTTTGAAAATGTTGCGTCCGCCGGCTATACGCACCAATCTGCCCACCTGGGACTTGATGATGAAGAACATTTATTCGTTGAATGCCTCGCAAATCAAAGCCGACAACTTTCGATTGCGGGTAATTTACCGCGATGACCTCACCGGCTTGGATAACCCCGCACTGCATGAAGGAAGGAACACCAAGAATGTGCCCTTGCTCAAGCTGTTTGGCTTGGACGAGCTAAACCCTCGGGGCGACCGTCAAATAGATGCACAAGGCAATTCCATAGGTGATGGCAACTTTGACTTTGTGGAAGGGCTAACCATCAACACCGCACAAGGCTTGATTATATTCCCTGTGCTTGAACCTTTCGGAAAGTATCTCAAGCAATATTTCGACCCGGTGGCAGAAGCACTGCTGATAGACAAGTACGTGTTTGAAGAGCTGTATAAAACTACCCGCAACGACGCTGAAAACAATTACGCCAACAAAAACAAATTCTTTTTAGTGGGGCAATACGAAGGCAGCTCGGGTAGTAGTGTCTTCCTACCCGGTATCAATGTGGCACAAGGCTCGGTGATAGTCAAAGCCGGCGGCATACAGCTCACCGAAGGCACCGACTATATCGTGAACTACAGCACCGGGCAGGTAACCATCATCAATGATGCTATCTTGGCATCGGGCAAAGAGATTACTATTGACTACGAAAAAGCAGACTTCTTCAACTTACAAACCCGCACCTATATGGGTGCCCGCTTTGATTATGCCCTTGACCGCGATGTGAACATAGGCGCCACAATTGTGAACCTGCGTGAGCGTCCCATCCTGACCCGTGTGGCGATGGGGTCCGAAGCCATCAACAACACCATGATTGGGGCGGATGTATCGCTGAAGAAAGAGTCGCGCTTCTTGACACGCCTCACCGATGCTTTGCCTTTAATACAGACCAAAGAAAAGTCAAGCATCACCTTTCAGGCTGAAGTAGCGCAGCTGCACCCTGGGGCTGCCCGCCTGAGCGGCGCTGTTTCCTATATCGATGATTTCGAAGGTACCCGCACCCCTTTCGACTTGGGGCGCACTGCCAACTTGCGTTGGAAACTGGGTGCTACCCCGCCGCAGTTTATAGACCCCTCAAACCCCGACCCCCTGAAAGCCAACTACCGCCGTGCACGCCTGGCTTGGTATAACATAGACAATACCTTCTTTCGCAGTGGGGTCAACGGGCGTCCTTCAAACATCAGCGACCAAGACCTACAAAACCATTACATGCGCCCCATTGTACCCCAAGAAATATTTCCCAACCGGCAATTTAGTAACATCGTTACCAACGAAACTACCTTTGATTTGGCTTTTTTCCCCGACGAGCGTGGTCCTTACAATTTCAACCCTAACTTGACAGCCGAAGGCAAGCTGCTCAATCCTACGCAAAACTTTGGGGCTATTACTCATGCCATCCTCAACCAAGTGGACTTCGACAATGCCAATGTGGAATACATCGAGTTCTGGCTGCTCGACCCCTTCATTAGCGGCGAGCGCGGGCGCGTGATTGTGGACGGCACCAACGGCGTGAACAACACCACCGGCGGAGAGCTGTATTTCCACTTGGGAACTATCAGCGAAGATGTGATTCCTGACAGCCGCCACTTCTTTGAAAATGGCTTGCCCGTAACCCCGGAAGGCAGCAAAGACCAAACCGTTTGGGGTTATGTACCCAATCAGCCTTTCCTTGTCAATGCTTTCAGTAATGAGCCGGGGGCGCGTGCCTTGCAGGACGTAGGTTTAGACGGTGTGCGTAATGATGAAGAAGCCACTTTCTACCAAAGCTTTTTGAACAGCTTGCCGCCAGCAGTGCGTGCCGCCATTGAGGAAGACCCCTCTGCCGACAACTTCCGCTTTTATTTCGACAGCCGCTGGGATGCCAAAAATGCCAAAATCATTGAGCGCTACAAGTACTATAACAACACCGAAAACAACTCGCCCGAGAATGCAGGCAGTGGCTTGATTACCCCTGCCGGCACCAACTTGCCCGACAACGAAGACCTCAACCAAGACAATACGCTCAACGACTTGGATGCTTACTATGAATATCGCATCTCGCTGCGCCCACAAGACTTGGTGGTGGGCAAAAACTACATTGTGGATAAGGTAGAAGTGTCGGACCCCAACATCACCAAAGGCGATAAAGTTACATGGTACCAATTCCGTATTCCCATCCGAGAGCCCGACGGCAAAGTAGGCAATATCGAGGGTTTTAAGTCTATCCGTTTCATGCGTTTGGTTTTAACCGGCTTTTCACAGCCAGCAGTGCTGCGCATGGCTCAGTTTCAACTGGTTGCCAACCAGTGGCGCCGCTATCTGGGCGACCTCAGTCAGAAAGGCTACCAGCTGCCTTCCGAGCCCTACGACCCTTCCTTCGTGCTTTCTACAGTAAACTTGGAAGAAAACGCTGCCATCGACGGCGAAAGCATGCCTTATGACCTGCCGCCGGGGGCTATACGCGACCGCGACGTAACCAGCATCAACAACCGCGAACTCAACGAGCAGTCCATTCAGTTGTGTGTGCAAGACCTGCAAGACGGAGATGCCCGCGCCGCTTTTAAAAATGTGAATCTCAACCTTCTGTTTTACAAGCGGCTGAAGATGTACATCCATGCTCACGACCTGACGGGCGTTACTCAAGACGGCGAGGTAGCGGCTATCATACGAGTAGGAACGGACTTCACCCAAAACTATTACGAAATAGAAGTGCCTTTGGAGCTGACCACCCTGCAAGAGGTATTGAGTGCCCCCACACGGCAGGCGCGCCAAGAGCTGATTTGGAAGCGTGCCAATGAGCTGGACATAGCCTTGGACGAGCTGGTGGCAACCAAAGTAGCAAGAAACAACGAACGAGGCTTCCGCAGAGATGTCTTCCTTCCCTATACGCGCCAAGTGGGTAATTACCGCATTACGGTGGTGGGCAATCCCGACCTGAGCGCTGTTACTACTTTGATGCTCGGCATCAAAAACCCCAAGCTAAGCAGCGGCGATGACGGAAGAGCCAAGTCGGTGTGTGTGTGGTTCAATGAGTTCCGTGCCACAGGCTACGAACAAACCAAAGGCGTGGCTGCTACCTCGCGGCTGAATCTGCAAATGGCTGATTTTGCCAACATCTCAGCCAATGCCAAGTTGGAGACTTTTGGTTTTGGCGGGCTGAATCAGCGCATCTATCAACGCACACTGAACAACACCAAAAGCTTTGATGTGCAGGCAAACGTTGCTTTGGATAAATTCTTCCCTGCCAAAGCAGGCTTGCGTATTCCCCTCTTTGTGAGTTATCAGCGCACGAACATATCGCCAGAGTATGACCCTCTGGACCCAGACGTAAAGTTAGACGCCTCTTTGGGTAAATTCGATAGTGATGCCCAGCGGCGTCAGTACCGCCAACTGGTAGAAACCAACGAAACGCGCCGTAGCATCAACTTTACCAACGTGCGCAAGTTGAAAACCAACCCTAACACCAAGCCGCATTTGTGGGATATTGCCAACTTCGCCTATAGCTGGTCATACAGCGAAATTGAACGCAGCGACATGACCACCGCCTCGTATAGGCAACAGCGTTGGCGCAATGCCCTTACCTATAATTTCAATTTTCAACCCAAACCATGGGAGCCTTTCAAGAATGTATCGTGGATGCAGTCGCCTTGGTTGCGCCTGTTGCGTGATTTCAATCTCATCATGCAGCCTACGGCTATCAACCTGCGGGGAGAGCTGGACCGCACCTTCACCCGCACCCAATTCCGCGATGCCGACTTTTCAACTTTTCAGTTTGCGCCTTTCTATGAAAAATATTATACCTTCAACCGCTTCTACAGCTTGCAGTTTGCTTTTACCAAGAGCTTGAATTTGAATTACAATGCCGATGCCTTTGCCGTCATAGACGAGCCCGCCGGTGAAATAGATACCCAAGCCAACCGCGATTCGGTGTGGGCAAATCTCAGACGTTTGGGGCGTATGAAGAATTTCAAGCAAACGGTTTCGGCAAACTACAAATTGCCGCTCGATAAACTGCCCTTAACCGACTGGCTGAGTGCCGATGCTGCCTATACGGTCAATTATCAGTGGCAGGCAGCTTCGTTGGGCTTGGAAGACAGCGTGGGCAATGTGATATTGAATGCTCGGGAACAAAGTCTACGCACACGTGCTGACCTCTTGAAACTCTACAACAAAGTGAAGATTTTAAACGAAATCAATCAAGCAAGTAGTCGCCGCACCCAAACCAAAAAAGACACCACACAAAAGAAAAGCCGCGAAATATTGAAAGCCATCTTGCGCCCGCTCATGATGTTGCGCAATGTGAATGTAAACTATTCGAAGCAAGAGGGAACTACCCTGCCCGGCTTCTTGCCGCGTCCCAAATACTTGGGCTTGGACGAAGCATGGCAAGCCCCCGGCTGGGAATTTGTGTTGGGCAGCCAAAACCCCGACATCCGTCGCATAGCAGCCAAAAACGGATGGCTGGTGCAAAAAGCAGACACTACCGGCATCCTGCTGAATCAGCCGTTCCGACAGACGATAACCGAAAACCTAACAGCGCAGGCAAACCTCGAGCCTTTCCAAGATTTTAAAATACAGTTGGATGCCAAGCGTTCCCGCACGGTAGGCTACAACGAAATTTACCGCTACGACCCCGTTACGAATAGTTTCCGTTCGTTGTCGCCAGTGCGTACAGGTAGCTACACTGTTTCTACCATACTCATCGGTACGGCTTTTGAGCGAAGCGACAAAGGACTACTTTCCTCCACCTTCGAGCGCTTTGTGGCGAATCGTCAGCTAATACAGCAGCGCTTGCAAGCAATCAACCCCAACAGTGGTAGCTATGACCTGAACGGGCAGGATGTGTTGGTGCCAGCGTTTGCAGCAGCCTATAGCGGACGGTCGGCGCAATCCGTGAGCTTATCTGCCTTTCCGGCATTGCCTTTACCCAACTGGCGCATTACCTACAATGGTTTGAGCCGTCTTTCTTTCTTGAAACAGTGGTTCAATAACATCGCTTTGTCGCACAACTATACGGCAGAATACCAAATCAACAACTACACTTCTTCTTTGCGCTATCAAGACGAAGCACTCATTGGGGCACAAGTGCTTGAATACAATTACCTACTACCTTCGGCACTCAACGACCAAGGGTTTTATGTGCCGGTATATGTGCTCAATGGGGTGCGTTTGTCGGAGCGCTTCAACCCTTTGATTGGCGTGAACCTGCGTACCAACAGCAACTTGAATTTGCGCTTAGACTACAACAAAGGGCGTGATATAACCCTTAACCTCTCGAATACGCAAGTAACGGAGTCTCGCAGCGAAGACTTTATCATAGGTTTGGGCTATACAGCGCGCAACATGAAGCTGCCTTTTCGCGACAGCGACCGCAAGCCCATCGTGCTGAAAAACGACGTGCTTTTTCGCGTCGATTTTGCTATACGCGACACACGTACCATCCAACGGCGCATAGGCGAAGAGAATGTGTTTACGGCGGGCAACCGCAATTTCCAGCTGCGCCCCAACATTACTTACAACGTAGACCAACGCTTGACCTTTCAAGTCTATTTTGAGCGTCTTATCAATACGCCGCGCGTGTCGAATGCTTTTGTGCGCAAAGACACTGCCTTTGGTTTTCAGTTGCGCTACAACTTCACGCAATAG